The Sesamum indicum cultivar Zhongzhi No. 13 linkage group LG2, S_indicum_v1.0, whole genome shotgun sequence genome contains a region encoding:
- the LOC105156383 gene encoding uncharacterized protein LOC105156383, with the protein MGEGKGSSLVHLLVIVLSLTAFGFAIAAERRRSVGTLRKDDATNQTYCVYHSDVATGYGVGAFLFLLSSESLLMGVTKCMCFGRPLVPGGNRAWTIIYFISSWMTFLVAEACLIAGAKKNAYHTQYRNYLYADNFSCESLRKGVFIAGAVFVVATMILNVYYYMYFAKATTQPARKTNLGSSTAGKTGRV; encoded by the exons ATGGGAGAAGGAAAAGGGTCTTCGCTTGTTCATCTTCTTGTCATAGTCCTTAGCTTAACTGCATTTGGATTTGCAATTGCTGCTGAACGACGCCGTAGCGTT GGCACATTACGTAAAGATGACGCCACTAATCAGACATACTGTGTTTACCACTCAGATGTTGCCACTGGTTATGGAGTTGGGGCTTTCTTATTTCTTCTCTCGAGTGAGTCTCTGCTGATGGGTGTCACTAAGTGCATGTGCTTTGGAAGACCTTTGGTACCCGGAGGAAACCGTGCATGGACCATAATATACTTTATTTCTTCTTG GATGACTTTTCTAGTGGCAGAAGCGTGTCTAATTGCTGgtgcaaaaaaaaatgcttatCACACCCAATATCGGAACTATCTCTATGCGGATAATTTCTCTTGTGAGTCATTACGGAAAGGTGTATTCATTGCTGGAGCAGTATTTGTGGTGGCAACAATGATTCTCAATGTCTACTACTACATGTACTTTGCTAAAGCTACCACACAGCCAGCTAGGAAGACTAATCTTGGTAGTTCAACGGCTGGCAAGACTGGCCGTGTATAA
- the LOC105156381 gene encoding uncharacterized protein LOC105156381 isoform X2, whose amino-acid sequence MNHYAIQQTSFAACEEMRGSAVACRSVEMKETVVCPKPRRLGLLHTTLNDPSYVRPLRWHASHHQEVFDAKAGNELLDIILSKGGSGTDQSVTQLASSPPFFSGSPPSRVSNPLIQDARFGDEKCTPVSPRAIPIPSGRASSPSSARKGGCVRANFGNNPAVRVEGFDCLDRDSRRCRIPALA is encoded by the exons ATGAATCACTACGCGATTCAGCAGACTAGTTTTGCTGCCTGTGAAGAGATGAGAGGCAGCGCCGTCGCCTGCAGATCTGTGGAGATGAAAGAAACGGTGGTTTGCCCCAAACCGCGGCGGCTCGGCCTGCTCCATACCACCCTGAATGACCCCTCGTATGTCAGACCCTTGAGATGGCATGCCAG CCATCACCAAGAGGTCTTCGACGCCAAAGCTGGAAATGAACTTCTGGACATCATCCTATCAAAG GGTGGTTCCGGTACAGATCAATCAGTCACACAGTTAGCCTCGTCGCCCCCATTTTTTTCCGGGTCTCCGCCGAGCAGAGTATCTAACCCGCTAATTCAAGACGCCCGATTCGGGGACGAGAAATGCACGCCTGTTTCTCCAAGGGCAATCCCCATCCCATCGGGGCGGGCCTCGTCCCCTTCCTCCGCCCGCAAGGGCGGCTGCGTCAGGGCCAATTTTGGTAACAATCCGGCAGTCCGGGTCGAGGGGTTCGACTGCCTCGACCGCGACAGCCGCCGGTGCAGAATCCCCGCCCTGGCTTAG
- the LOC105156381 gene encoding uncharacterized protein LOC105156381 isoform X1: MNHYAIQQTSFAACEEMRGSAVACRSVEMKETVVCPKPRRLGLLHTTLNDPSYVRPLRWHASSHHQEVFDAKAGNELLDIILSKGGSGTDQSVTQLASSPPFFSGSPPSRVSNPLIQDARFGDEKCTPVSPRAIPIPSGRASSPSSARKGGCVRANFGNNPAVRVEGFDCLDRDSRRCRIPALA, encoded by the exons ATGAATCACTACGCGATTCAGCAGACTAGTTTTGCTGCCTGTGAAGAGATGAGAGGCAGCGCCGTCGCCTGCAGATCTGTGGAGATGAAAGAAACGGTGGTTTGCCCCAAACCGCGGCGGCTCGGCCTGCTCCATACCACCCTGAATGACCCCTCGTATGTCAGACCCTTGAGATGGCATGCCAG CAGCCATCACCAAGAGGTCTTCGACGCCAAAGCTGGAAATGAACTTCTGGACATCATCCTATCAAAG GGTGGTTCCGGTACAGATCAATCAGTCACACAGTTAGCCTCGTCGCCCCCATTTTTTTCCGGGTCTCCGCCGAGCAGAGTATCTAACCCGCTAATTCAAGACGCCCGATTCGGGGACGAGAAATGCACGCCTGTTTCTCCAAGGGCAATCCCCATCCCATCGGGGCGGGCCTCGTCCCCTTCCTCCGCCCGCAAGGGCGGCTGCGTCAGGGCCAATTTTGGTAACAATCCGGCAGTCCGGGTCGAGGGGTTCGACTGCCTCGACCGCGACAGCCGCCGGTGCAGAATCCCCGCCCTGGCTTAG
- the LOC105156382 gene encoding uncharacterized protein LOC105156382, giving the protein MKRRTVGPRKGATTTAKTVTNKVIRKNANGAAVMKQAKEAVAVAVEGRREEAEDRVPSAEEVADWAGLWSGVDEEMSWATSWCPFWEMEATGDAYDALFGDVLWDFDIWDLKAIGNAPQNA; this is encoded by the coding sequence ATGAAGAGGCGAACAGTCGGTCCAAGAAAAGGAGCAACGACGACGGCGAAGACAGTCACCAATAAGGTGATAAGGAAGAATGCCAATGGGGCGGCGGTGATGAAGCAGGCGAAAGAGGCGGTGGCGGTGGCTGTGGAGGGGCGGAGAGAAGAGGCGGAAGACAGGGTACCATCGGCGGAGGAGGTGGCGGACTGGGCGGGTTTGTGGAGTGGGGTTGATGAGGAAATGTCATGGGCGACGAGTTGGTGCCCGTTTTGGGAGATGGAGGCTACGGGGGATGCTTATGACGCCTTGTTTGGTGATGTTTTGTGGGATTTTGATATTTGGGACTTGAAAGCAATTGGGAATGCTCCTCAAAATGCATGA